CCTCCGCCACCGCAAGTGCCAGCGCCTCGTCGTGCGTGGCGCGCTCCGCTTCCAGCGCCGCGCTGCGGGCATCGATGTCCCGTTCGCGCAGCATGCACGCCCTGAGTTCGGCGCGGGTCAGCAGCTTCGGGTAGGGAGGCTGCGCGGGCCTGGCCGAAGTGCCCGGTTGCACCGCGCCAACCGCTGTAGGCAGCGCGACAAGAACCACGAGAGGAAGAAGAAACCATCGCACGAAATGCGCTCCTTTTCTGTTCGTCAACAACACGCTATCGGGCCAGTGATCGCCGCGGTTTGCATCAGCAGAGGCGCCGTCGTGCAAACCGCTCGGCACCGCGGGGCTCGACACGATCCGGTCATGCAGCGCAGTTCTGGGTGACCCGCGTTGCATGGTTCGAGTACAGCCGCTCATGAACCCGTGCCGACGCGCTGCGCGATCGTCTTCCACTGCTCGGTGTTCGGTTGGTGTGGTTCATCCCATTGCGCGTGCAGGCGCACGATGCGGATGCGCTCGTCGTCCTGCTCGACCAGGCCCAGCTGTTCGCGTGGCTCACGTTCGCCGACACCGCTGAGCACGGTGCGCGTGGCGCCACTCCCCTTGGTGCTCACGCTCTGCGGGGCGTCGCCGAAGTAGACGTCGACATGGGTACTGAACCAGTGCCGCGCGCCCAGCATGTGCGGCGGCACCTTGGGGGCTGAACCGTAGGACGCGGTCCATTCGACCAGGGGGCTCGCAGCGGCAACGTTGTAGACGTAGTGGGCGCCGTGTCCGCTCAGATCGGGCTGGTAGCTATCGATCAGGCGGCCGTCGCCACTGCGCGCTTCGACTGGCAGCGGGCCGCTGATCGGGATCGAAAGCTCCGTCGCCGAAAAGGCAGCGACGGTGACCGACTGGTTGCCCACTTTCACGCTGACTGGACGGCCCAGGCCGTTGTAGATGCTCAGGGTCGAATTGCTGGCGGTAAGCATGCCGGCGCCGAGCACCGAAGCGACGATGCCGCCCGCAACGGCCACACGCCCGATGCTCGCAAGCAGCCCATCGGCGGTCTGGAAGCGGCTCCAGAGATCCTGCCTAGTCTGGCGTGGGCGTTCGGAACCCGGGATGAGCGGCTCGTAGTTCTTCGGCGTTCGGCTCGGTTCAGGGGCGGGTGGGGGCGACGTCCCCTGGCGAACGTGCGTAGCAAGCGCCGCTTCGGCAGTGAGCAAGGCTTCGAGCGCCTGCGTTTCCAGTGCAGAGAGCAAACCAGCCGCAGCGTTAACCCAACCGTCGATCGCCTGCATCCAGTTGTTGAGGTTCTCCTTGCTCGCCGGTACGAGCTTGAACTCCTCCAGCGCCTCGCTCCAGGCGTTGATTTCCAGCCGCTCGCAAAGCGTGGCGTCTAGCCGGACATCCACCTTTCGCGAATGGATTTCGTCAAGCACGCCGTAGAGCACGTTCGCCGTTGTCAGCAGTCGCGACAGCCCCGACGAGCTGACCTTGCCGCGCGCGGCGACAGCAGCCACCACGTTGCCCATCAGCCCGTGAGCATCGTGCAGATCGGCAAGGGTGTGCTCGGCATAGTGCAGCACGCGGATCAGGCCGATCAGGTACTCGCGCCAGCCGTTGCCGACGAGTTCTGCGGCGGCCAGATGCGTAGCCCGCACGGCGCGGTCGTGTGCGAATACGCGGGCACGCACCGCCTCCGCTTCGGCCTCCACCGCCTTGATCGCTTCGGGCAGCCGCTTGCGCGCAATCTCCCGGCCGCGAAACACGATGCGCCCGCCGGTGGCCAAGAAGACCGTCCCATGTACCGCGCGCAGCATGGCGCGCTCTTCAAGCAACTCGCGCAGGTGGGTCAGATCATCGGCGAGCGCAAGGCTGTAGAGGGTGTCGAGCAGCTGGGGCACCTGCCCGGGGCGCACCGCGTCGGTATACAGCTCGGCCGGGTCTTTGGCGTAGCGGGTCAGCGAACGGCCAAGGTAGGCGCCGCGATAGCACGGCTGGTACTGCAGCAGGCCATAGCGCTCATCGAGCGCCGCAAGCGTGGCTTCGCGCGTGGCCGGCTCGGCCGCCAGCTTGCTTGTCATCAGCGCCACCACGCGCGCCTTCAGCCTCTCCGCGTCATCGAACAGCAACCAGGCGCTGCGCGGGTCGTGCGAGGCCTGCAGGTAGCTGCGCTTGGCGTTCTGTTCACGGTCTGCGTTCGCGGGGTGGCTCGACCACATCTGGGGCGGCCGCGCGAAGCCGTTCGCGAACACGCGATGCGCTTCGGGGCGCTCGCCGGTGGGCGGCACCTGGCCATAGTGTTCATCATCGAGAATCCGCGCCATCTTCTCAATGACGGTGGTCTGCACCTCGAACAGGTCGTGCGGGATACGGCCCTGCCCGATCTGCGCGTTCGCAAATCCGAGCGTGCGACTCCAGGCGTCATCGGCAGCCTGCAGCTTGTGCAGCGCATGAACGAGTTCGTCGCTACCGGTCAGCGACACCGCGACCAGATCGGCCTGGAACTCCATCTGGCGAGACAAGGCGCGCTGCGCCAGCACGACCACCCGCAGCAGCATGTCCATCAGCGAGCGAATCGACCACACGATCGACTGCAGCAGCCAGCCGACCCAGGCCACCCGCAAGTCGATCGACGCGATGAACTGCAGCAGTTCGTCCAGCGCATCGCGCTTGGCGATCACATGCGAGGCCACCTGCTGGGCGATGTACACCCAGCTGCCGATCGCCATGCTGCGCTGGGCGAAGTGGCCGAACTCATGGGCCAGCACCGCCTTCATCTCGCTCAGGCTCAGCACATTCACCAGCGCAAGCCCGATCTCCAGATTCTTCTTCGACGGGAAGAGCAGGTTCAGGATCGACAAGTCGTAGAACACCGCCGCATTCACGCGAGCGGAGACGAAGACCTTGCGCGGTCGCGGCGCACCGGCCTCGTCCGCAAGGCGATGCAGGAAGGCGATCAGGCGCGGCTGTTCCGCCTCGGTGATCTCCACGGCGTCCGGCGCGCCACCGCGCTTCACGAAGAAAAGCGCCTTCAGCATGAACAGCGCGAGGAAGGCCGACGAGCAGCCGACCAGTTGGTTCATGAAGCTGCCTTCCGAACTGCTGCCCTGCTCGGCCAGCGTGCGCCAGGCGGTGTAGACGAACCAGCCCGAGAGAGCGAAGTAGCCCAGCACGAACACGACCAAACTCAGCGTCGCCAGCCAGGCCTGAAGCCAGTAGGCGGGCGAAGGCGTCGTCAGGTCTTTCGGAACTTCAGAGGGGCCAGCAGGGTAGAGGTCGTCCATGTCGGTCGGGGGAGAGAGGTCGATGGGCGCGCAGCGACGTGGGCGGCTGCTTCCCGTCGACATGGGCTACGCATCAACCGGGCATTCTGCAGCGCGAGCTTTCGCGCCGGTTTGCGCCAATCAACCCGGGCCGATGTTTTTACACAATCTTGAACATTTCCATGATTTCGTTTGCTGGCCCTACAGCGCCGGTGGTCTGGGCCACGCTTGAGGTCGCTCGCGGTACCCAGCGGCGGCGACAACCCCGCAGGCAGGGTCGGCGGGGCGCTGGGCGGGGCGAACACCGGTCAGCGCCGCGAGGGTTTTCGCTGTGCATGCCCGGCCCCTTTGCCGCCGGGAAAACCGATCAGCGCCAACAAGGCGTAGCCACCCCAGAAGAAGTACATGGTCTTCCAGGATTGCTCCGGCACTTTCGACATGCCCGATGCGAGCAGGAAGGAGAAAGTCAGCACCGCGAGCAGGATGATGATGTTCGTGAGCGTGCCGATCCGCCGTATGCCGCGGGTGATGCGAACCGCAAGCACCGAGAACGCCGCGGCCAGGATCGCGGAAAGAAACGGGTGCAGCGCCACGCGGCCCGCCGCGTTGTTGCGGTCCACCAGATCGATGGCGGACAGGAACACGACGATCGCGAGATAGGTGCCGTACACCTGCAGCAGGTGCAACCAGCACAGCGGCACCGGCGTGGCCAGGAACTCGGCGCTCGAATGGTAGATCGGGAAATGGCGTGTTTCGTGGGACTGCGGAAGGATCCGGTACGAGCCCAGCGGGACGATCGGCATCACGATGCTCAGCCACTTCGTCGTCACATACGAGCCGTCTCGCCCGATGGCAGAACAACCGATATAGGTGGTGCCAATGCCGTTGATCGATGACATGCGGAATCCA
This region of Niveibacterium umoris genomic DNA includes:
- a CDS encoding M48 family metallopeptidase, which translates into the protein MSTGSSRPRRCAPIDLSPPTDMDDLYPAGPSEVPKDLTTPSPAYWLQAWLATLSLVVFVLGYFALSGWFVYTAWRTLAEQGSSSEGSFMNQLVGCSSAFLALFMLKALFFVKRGGAPDAVEITEAEQPRLIAFLHRLADEAGAPRPRKVFVSARVNAAVFYDLSILNLLFPSKKNLEIGLALVNVLSLSEMKAVLAHEFGHFAQRSMAIGSWVYIAQQVASHVIAKRDALDELLQFIASIDLRVAWVGWLLQSIVWSIRSLMDMLLRVVVLAQRALSRQMEFQADLVAVSLTGSDELVHALHKLQAADDAWSRTLGFANAQIGQGRIPHDLFEVQTTVIEKMARILDDEHYGQVPPTGERPEAHRVFANGFARPPQMWSSHPANADREQNAKRSYLQASHDPRSAWLLFDDAERLKARVVALMTSKLAAEPATREATLAALDERYGLLQYQPCYRGAYLGRSLTRYAKDPAELYTDAVRPGQVPQLLDTLYSLALADDLTHLRELLEERAMLRAVHGTVFLATGGRIVFRGREIARKRLPEAIKAVEAEAEAVRARVFAHDRAVRATHLAAAELVGNGWREYLIGLIRVLHYAEHTLADLHDAHGLMGNVVAAVAARGKVSSSGLSRLLTTANVLYGVLDEIHSRKVDVRLDATLCERLEINAWSEALEEFKLVPASKENLNNWMQAIDGWVNAAAGLLSALETQALEALLTAEAALATHVRQGTSPPPAPEPSRTPKNYEPLIPGSERPRQTRQDLWSRFQTADGLLASIGRVAVAGGIVASVLGAGMLTASNSTLSIYNGLGRPVSVKVGNQSVTVAAFSATELSIPISGPLPVEARSGDGRLIDSYQPDLSGHGAHYVYNVAAASPLVEWTASYGSAPKVPPHMLGARHWFSTHVDVYFGDAPQSVSTKGSGATRTVLSGVGEREPREQLGLVEQDDERIRIVRLHAQWDEPHQPNTEQWKTIAQRVGTGS